The following is a genomic window from Phaseolus vulgaris cultivar G19833 chromosome 6, P. vulgaris v2.0, whole genome shotgun sequence.
ATTTATTTTGTTGGTATAGAGAATTTTACATTTTAGAATTTACATATCCATTGATCTTTTGAATGTAATTTTCTCTCGGTAAAGGCAAGTTAGGAAAAAAAGCAAATAAAATTCTTCTCCTTTTATTTCATACTTCAACAACAAAAAAGGCAGCACAATGGAAGAAGATGAGTGCACAAAACAACTTAGTGAAAGGGAAAACACTTAAGCCAAGTCAGCAAAATGGCAAATAAGACCACACGAGTCCATGATAGAGAGAACATGCCTTCCACAAAAGGCCAACATTTATAAGTGCTCAATTCATTTTCCAATTTCTCTAAAATTTAAGCACCACCCTTTTAACCTTGACAGCAGATTTATCTGATCCACTGGtatctaaattttttaactTGATAGGACCAAAACTCTTAAGACAGTGACTTCTGATATTCAGGTAGAGAAATCTTGAGATTTCAAATAATGtgaaaggaataaaaaaaagttgaaatgtGGTTACCTAGTCACATCACTCTGATATCTTCAGATTTTCATAAAACCAAAGTGGTTGATATGCAATGAACTGACCTCATACTGTTCAGTTTCAGAGCAGCATAGCACTCTTTCAACTTGGCTTATCATAGTTGTCATTGTGCTTCTGTATACTgctccaaattcaaattcaacCAACAAATTTAAATCCTCATGTTACATTGTCAGTAGGGTTGAAGAGAGAAGGTTATAGCACTAATAATTTGATTAAGTGTGTGTTTGGAAACATGTTCAGAAGCAAGAAATCACTTCTTACACATGAAAGTTATAACTGCTAGCTTCTCACTGAACATGAAAAAACAGGTCTGAGAGTTTTCTCTTATTGAATAACTAGTGGCTTACTTTTTTAACTTATCTTgcaatatttatttgtattctCCACTTCTTGTCAATTGTATATTAAAGGGAAAATTGAAATGATGATAAGATGACTCTCTTTTACAAGCAGTTTAATATCACGCATGAAGAACAAAGAAAAGGTCACTTCATATCCAAGCTAAGAAAAACGACTCCATTGTCTCCCAATAACAAAACATCTATAATGGCTAAGAAGAAAGGGACCATCTTCCATTCAAAAATGCTCTTTTTCTGCCATCAAAAGGTCATGAAAACTGCAAATGTGGACCACCAAGTTTTGCTCACATAACATGCAACATAAAGAAACACAGGTTGCTTAGATTTCCACAGAACTTCAACTTAGCATCAAAACCAAAACCATTCAGCATAACACATGAAACTAAAACCACAAATCATTTAGAGTTTTTAATTGTCAAGAAGGTGAAACAATACACAGCACAAAAGTTGATGAACTACTCACCTCTTAGCCAAAATTCTTGAGGAAGGTTATCAATATCAATCCAAGTATTATTCTGTACAAGTTTGAGCTTGGAAGAGAAAACAGAAGGAACAGTGAAGTAAACAAGCAAGTGCATCATGCTTTATGCTAGACACTTTGGCAAGAATATGGAATATTACAAGGATCTTCTGTTTGTTGCTGCAAGTGTAATATGTTATGTGGCCCTATCACTGGatgattttgttttcattaGGAATACATAGTTTTCGATGTTGACCCAATACTTAGTTTTCTCTTGACTTTTTCACCTACTATTTGTAGTTTCATTTAACATAATAGTAAATTTTCTCATAATCTTTTCTTACCAATTTTCTTCCTTGATTTATATGCTAagtatttaagatttttatattttcatgagatagtaaatatctattttttatttaaattttttataagataataagaaaattagtAAATGGACCTAATAAACCAAGAGGAAGATGAACTGGAGAAATAACAAGTAAATGAATCACAATTATATATCTctgtatatataaataaataacagtAACTTTAGTAAAGTATAAAGTTACtgttttatatattaaacacaGTAGTATGATTCATTTGTTGATTTATTGTCGGAAAAAGAAAATGCAAGTGTTAGTATAATAATTATTTCTAAAcaaatcatattttaataattaaaatttaactgAGATAtcatttgatatttatttaaaaaatgtttaattgcACTCAAGGACCAGTAAagtagtttaaattttttaaatttcaattatgAGTTACATTTGTAATTGAGGTAATTAAGTATTCTTTATCTCATTTTAAAGTATATTAATAACATACTAATTGAAATATCCATTttattagagacaattttaaatactttaaaaCGTGCTTTTAGTAGTAAAAGGTAATCATTTCATGAAgatatttaataaattgtttttttaagtaTCATTTTTAACtgcttaaaatatttttattttaatttttttagttgattttgtttggaaaatttCTTCCTCTTTGAGAAAACTCTGTTCTGTTTTTCTTCAACACTAAGGTTCTGCTATTGTAATTATCCTTCTCTCCTTAAAAACCCTAAACTCGTTATTATCCTAATCCCTAATTTTTCTCTCGCTCACCATGGTTCGGCTCGGACACAGCTTCCTCCATCACTGTAAGGTAAGGTCAATTCCTGTTTTCGCGGCAAATCCTTGTTTTGATTAATTCTTTCTGAATTTGTTTCTCAATTTACACCTTTTAAATTTGAACAAAATCCTTTTTCACTCACATTTTAACTACTGTACATTTGCAGTTTTAGGGAATAGAGGTCTGTGCTGATACTGTTGCAGGAAATCCAATGTTAAGAGATATCTCTGGTAGATGAAAGAAATGCGTTACAATAGGTAGCACAAACCAGATTTTATCCTTGAAGTTTATCATGTTTAATTACCTCTGCAAATTGATTGTGTTAGAATCTTTCACAGTTATAAAGCTATAAATGCAGGGGAGATGGTGGTTCGACCAGCTTCAGGAATTATCTTTGATGAAGCCGGTAAGAAGTTATTTCAAACTGAAATTTCAATATtcaacaattattattattatttttttattttcatctcatttgaaaatttaacttcaaattttgtgtgccttcttttgaCTAAATAGTAATACTCTTGTGAGTATGCTTTGCTACTTATTATGGAGAGACACAATTGTTGTATTGTATATTACTGTATCTTATTTTGAGAGGTGTCTCTTAGTCGTTTTTGCATTTTAAGAAGCGTTTTTTTTATTGGTGTTTCTGATATGTGACTTTGGTTGGCAATCCTAGATTTATATATCTTAGCAGAAATCAAGCCTCCAATACAGGTTAGCGAATTTAAAGTTGTTTTCATTGGTGACATATATGTGTCACGCACACCCAAAACAAAGAACCATGCATGGCCTTTGTCCTGAGAGTTTGAAAGTTTAAAATGTTCATAGATTCTTCTGAGAAATAAATACATTAGCAGAGCAAATAATGTATGTAGCAGCTAAAACCATTGATATTTGAATTTTGGAATTAGATATCAAAACTTgcttataaaaacaaatttatttggaAAACTCGACTGCTATTATTAAATTTAGACACTAGGGACGGGGGACTAAAGGCCTCTTAAAATGAGATGCATGAATATATTATTTCCTCAAGACATTTACTGTTACTTCCAAAAACTATGATATAAATTGTTTAAGGATTTCATTGCTTTGCTACTTTTATTATGGTGTAGGAGTGTGTTATAACTTTACCCATGTAGACATAAAATTCAATACTGAATATGTCATTTGGTTAAAGTTGAAATATTGGGCATGATGACAAGAGCATAAAAATGAGTTAGACATGGACTGAAGTTGATTGAACCCAAACCTGGTGGTGGTGGGAGAGGCTGAGGTTCCCAAACCAAAATGAAGGTCAAGCAAAAGCTTCACCAAGCCATAGATCTGCTGTACTCTAATGGACCAACTTCTTTTGATGATTACACTCGTCTTGTGCTTCATTGTGTTCGAGCCAATGACTTCATTCAAGCTAAGAGACTGCAGTCTCACATGGAACTTCACCTTTTTCAACCCAAAGACTCCTTCATCCACAACCAACTCATCCATTTGTATGCCAAATTGGGCAGGCTCGCAGATGCTCAAAATGTGTTTGATAACATGACCAAGACAGATGTTTATTCTTGGAATGCCTTGCTTTCTGCTTATGCAAAGATGGACATGGTTGAGAAATTACATGTTGTCTTTGATCAAATGCCTTATCGTGATTCTATTTCATATAACACATTAATTGCATATTTTGCTAATAATGGGAATTCAGGCAAAGCATTGAGAGTTCTTATGAGAATGCAGGAAGAGGGGTTTCAGCCTACCCATCACTCCTATGTGAATGCATTGCAAGCATGTTCTCAGCTTTTGGATTTGAGGCATGGGAAACAAATTCATGGGAAGATTGTTGTTACCAAGTTGGGGGAAAATACTTTTGTAAGGAATGCTGTGACTGATATGTATGCTAGATGTGGTGATATAGATAGGGCACGGTGGTTGTTTGATCGaatgattaataaaaatgttgtttcatggAATCTCATGATCTCTGGGTATGTAAAATTGGGAAAACCTGACGAGTGCATCCATTTGTTTGATGAAATGCAGTTGTCAACTTTGAAACCTGACCTAGTTACATTTTCAAATGTTCTCAATGCTTACTTTCAATGTGGACGTGTAGCTGATGCAAGAAATATATTTAGCAAATTACCAAAAATAGATGAAATTTGTTGGACAACAATGATAGTTGGTTATGCTCAAAATGGAAGAGATGAGGATTCTTTGATGTTGTTTGGTGACATGCTACGTAGAAATGTTAAACTTGACAACTACACCATTTCTAGTGTGATTAGCTCCTGTGCCAAACTAGCTTCTTTGCATCATGGTCAAGTTGTCCATGGAAAAGTAATTTTAGTGGGCATTGAGAACGACATGCTTGTATTAAGTGCTCTTGTTGATATGTACTCGAAGTGTGGAGTCACTTTGGATGCTTGGGTCGTTTTTGAAACAATGCCTATTAAGAACATTATCACTTGGAATGCCATGATTCTGGGTTATGCACAAAATGGACAGGTTCCAGAGGCCTTGGCTTTGTATGAAAGAATGCAACAAGAAAATTTCAAACCTGATAATATTACTTTTGTGGCTGTCTTATCTGCTTGTATCAATGCTAATATGGTAAAAGAAGGACAAAAGTATTTTGATGCAATTAGTGAACAAGGAATGACACCCACATTGGATCACTATGCATGTATGGTCACTCTCATTGGTAGGTCAGGTAGAATTGATAAAGCAGTGGATCTAATCCAAGGTATGCCTCACAAACCAAATTGCCGTATTTGGTCTACCTTACTATCTGTTTGTGCCAAAACTGACCTAAAGAGTGCAGAATTGGCAGCTAATTATCTCTTTGAATTCGAACCACATAATGCTGGACCTTACATCATGCTTTCCAACTTGTATGCTGCTTGTGGGAGATGGAAAGACGTAGCTGTTGTAAGATCTCTCATGAAGGAAAAGAGTGCAAAGAAGTTTGCTGCCTACAGCTGGGTTGAGGTTGGAAATGAAGTTCACAGATTTGTTTCAGAAGATCACTCTCATCTAGAAGCGGGAAAAATCTATGGAGAATTGAACAGATTAATCTCAATATTGCAAAACATTGGTTATAATCCGGATATAAACATTGTCCTACACAATGTGGGAGAGGAAGAAAAATTTAGATCCATTTCCTACCATAGTGAGAAACTTGCCCTTGctttttctttaattagaaAGCCCAATGGGATTGAACCAATACGGATCATAAAGAATATACGTGTCTGTGATGACTGCCATGTATTTATGAAGTTTGCATCAATTACTATAGGGCGACCAATCATTATGAGA
Proteins encoded in this region:
- the LOC137831390 gene encoding pentatricopeptide repeat-containing protein At2g22070-like, which produces MKVKQKLHQAIDLLYSNGPTSFDDYTRLVLHCVRANDFIQAKRLQSHMELHLFQPKDSFIHNQLIHLYAKLGRLADAQNVFDNMTKTDVYSWNALLSAYAKMDMVEKLHVVFDQMPYRDSISYNTLIAYFANNGNSGKALRVLMRMQEEGFQPTHHSYVNALQACSQLLDLRHGKQIHGKIVVTKLGENTFVRNAVTDMYARCGDIDRARWLFDRMINKNVVSWNLMISGYVKLGKPDECIHLFDEMQLSTLKPDLVTFSNVLNAYFQCGRVADARNIFSKLPKIDEICWTTMIVGYAQNGRDEDSLMLFGDMLRRNVKLDNYTISSVISSCAKLASLHHGQVVHGKVILVGIENDMLVLSALVDMYSKCGVTLDAWVVFETMPIKNIITWNAMILGYAQNGQVPEALALYERMQQENFKPDNITFVAVLSACINANMVKEGQKYFDAISEQGMTPTLDHYACMVTLIGRSGRIDKAVDLIQGMPHKPNCRIWSTLLSVCAKTDLKSAELAANYLFEFEPHNAGPYIMLSNLYAACGRWKDVAVVRSLMKEKSAKKFAAYSWVEVGNEVHRFVSEDHSHLEAGKIYGELNRLISILQNIGYNPDINIVLHNVGEEEKFRSISYHSEKLALAFSLIRKPNGIEPIRIIKNIRVCDDCHVFMKFASITIGRPIIMRDSNRFHHFFDGKCSCKDNW